A portion of the Nitratidesulfovibrio termitidis HI1 genome contains these proteins:
- a CDS encoding beta strand repeat-containing protein, with amino-acid sequence METSANIQPSGRQGGGAGTPLHAPGAGQVQVVEAAAGSLFELSFAAEDASLARSDNDLVFNFENGGRIVLAGFFAAGDTDALPQFTLPEGGTISGYEFLAALDPDLLPAAGPGAGGAGGTAGGGVGEYSDDAGSLIGGVSALDPLTTTGLGAAALVALTDDATTPDIDYGVSIIGSAVTVAERGLLADVEVHESSSAAQTGTFSVSAPDGIATVTVGGVTVVSGGSLVADEAARTVTTENGTLVITGYDAATGIFSYTYTLTDTVLASGDAYTFDVAVTATDTDGDTASGVISVTVLDDAPTAVADTASVTEDTSTTATGHLLDNDTQGADGATVTAVGTTNVAETGNTIIEGDYGTLTIAADGAYTYTLNNSLAAVQHLTTGETLTETFSYTLTDGDGDTSAADLTVTINGSDDGVTLSGLGESCVTVPESALADGSHPDSAALVQSGTFTVTAADGLDTISVASVTVISGGVLVTNEADRTITTDTGTLVITGYDAATGTVSYTFTLADNLTVAGDSADISYTVTATDRDGSSDTASLTVTVLDDAPTAVADTASVTEDTSTTATGHLLDNDTQGADGATVTAVGATSVAETGSTIIEGDYGTLTIAADGTYTYTLNNSLAAVQHLTTGETLTETFSYTLTDGDGDTSAADLTVTINGSNDGVTLSGLGESCVTVPESALADGSHPDSAALVQTGAFTVTAADGLDTISVANVTVISGGVLVTNEADRTITTDTGTLVITGYDAATGTVSYTFTLTDNLTVTGDSADISYTVTATDRDGSTDTASLTVTVLDDAPTAFHDTASVTEDTSTTATGHLLDNDTQGADGATVTTASSDYDTDGASIAQDGTITVQGQYGTLIIAADGTYTYTLNNNAAEVQALNAGQSVADVFSYTLTDADGDASAATLTVTVHGTNENTPPVALCDTATIHESDVNPTTGAVTVSIGSSVLGNDSDAETPDTLSVANAGTYDLDYGTLVIHADGTYTYTVDMTDPAVQALFASTSTSAESLSDTFTYTVSDGHGGTTSSTLTLSLVPDKLATGTSGDDTVTMGGAGNDVLVGDPGGVTETTVYATYNVAIILDSSGSMSESQLEKAIEALTNLIQQLEDYEGTVNLKVIDFDTGISNTWSGVLTESTITEVLAVLDKVSSGGGTNYEAAFNEAAGWFASSGISDNGGENVVYFVTDGEPTYYYKDSVSYTYTTGGPGQGGGPGGHGQGQGQGQGGGQSTTYAVDVPDDYVLGTVVYNSAGTARINAEGYLEYSTNNGTTWTTTNVSVLGGSGGSTSDTETDQSEAAFAHLLAQLDNDVAVNAIGIGSSFMGGPGGGSTTTSLLDAYDNTGGAQIITDASQLAAALDAGTTDLNPEATGSDTLSGGAGDDILFGDALNTDYLLTQTDWDHGSLTSGDSLAILKAYLAATLGHEASNDELRAYITEHQDALSGGASESRGAADVLHGGDGNDTLYGQGGDDTLYGDAGDDHLYGQGGNDHLYGGDGNDHLYGGDGNDYLDGGMGVDTLHGGAGNDTLVVHDTNADLTINGSDFAGLHGGEGYDTLVIDDAGVTLDFTSIDSSTVTGIEAIDLTASGAQTVTLSAADLLDLSATMDAGNSLTISGTSDDHVNLSGSGWTNTHTSQTVNGVTYDVYTGASGSEAHTLLVQHEIIVNTTG; translated from the coding sequence GGTAGAGGCGGCCGCCGGGTCGCTCTTCGAGCTGTCTTTCGCCGCCGAGGACGCCAGCCTGGCGCGCAGCGACAACGACCTTGTCTTCAACTTCGAAAACGGCGGGCGCATCGTGCTGGCCGGGTTCTTTGCTGCGGGCGATACCGACGCCCTGCCGCAATTCACCCTGCCGGAAGGCGGCACCATCTCCGGCTACGAATTTCTCGCCGCGCTGGACCCCGACCTGCTGCCCGCCGCCGGACCGGGGGCAGGGGGGGCGGGGGGCACGGCTGGCGGCGGCGTGGGTGAATACAGCGACGATGCAGGCAGCCTGATCGGCGGGGTGTCCGCGCTGGACCCGCTGACCACCACCGGCCTTGGCGCCGCCGCCCTTGTCGCCCTCACCGACGACGCCACCACGCCGGACATCGACTATGGTGTCAGCATCATCGGCTCTGCCGTCACCGTGGCGGAACGCGGCCTGCTGGCCGACGTGGAGGTGCATGAATCCTCGTCCGCCGCGCAGACAGGCACCTTTTCCGTATCCGCACCCGATGGCATCGCCACGGTGACCGTGGGCGGAGTCACCGTGGTTTCCGGAGGCTCGCTGGTGGCAGACGAGGCCGCGCGCACCGTCACCACCGAAAACGGCACCCTGGTCATCACCGGGTACGACGCGGCCACCGGCATCTTCAGCTATACCTACACCCTGACGGACACCGTGCTGGCATCGGGCGATGCGTACACCTTCGACGTGGCCGTCACCGCAACGGATACCGACGGGGACACGGCCTCGGGCGTCATTTCCGTCACCGTGCTGGACGACGCGCCCACGGCCGTTGCCGATACGGCCAGCGTCACCGAAGACACCTCCACCACCGCCACCGGCCACCTGCTGGACAACGACACCCAAGGAGCCGACGGGGCCACGGTGACCGCCGTGGGCACCACCAACGTGGCCGAAACGGGCAACACCATCATCGAGGGCGACTACGGCACCCTGACCATCGCCGCAGACGGCGCCTACACCTATACCCTGAACAACAGCCTTGCGGCGGTGCAGCACCTGACCACCGGCGAGACGCTGACCGAAACCTTCTCCTACACGCTTACCGACGGCGACGGAGACACCTCTGCCGCCGACCTCACGGTAACCATCAACGGCAGCGACGACGGGGTCACCCTGTCCGGCCTGGGCGAAAGCTGCGTGACCGTGCCCGAAAGCGCCCTGGCGGACGGCAGCCACCCCGATTCGGCTGCGCTGGTCCAGAGCGGCACCTTCACGGTCACCGCCGCCGACGGGCTGGACACCATCAGCGTGGCAAGCGTCACCGTCATCTCCGGCGGCGTGCTGGTGACCAACGAGGCCGACCGCACCATCACCACCGACACCGGCACGCTGGTCATTACCGGCTACGACGCCGCCACCGGCACCGTCAGCTACACCTTCACCCTCGCCGACAACCTGACCGTGGCCGGGGATTCGGCGGACATCTCCTACACCGTCACGGCCACCGACAGGGACGGAAGCTCGGATACCGCATCGCTGACGGTCACCGTGCTGGACGACGCGCCCACGGCTGTTGCCGATACGGCCAGCGTCACCGAAGACACCTCCACCACCGCCACCGGCCACCTGCTGGACAACGACACCCAGGGCGCCGACGGGGCCACGGTGACCGCCGTGGGCGCCACCAGCGTGGCCGAAACGGGCAGCACCATTATCGAGGGCGACTACGGCACCCTGACCATCGCCGCAGACGGCACCTACACCTACACCCTGAACAACAGCCTTGCGGCGGTGCAGCACCTGACCACCGGCGAGACGCTGACCGAAACCTTCTCCTACACGCTTACCGACGGCGACGGCGACACCTCTGCCGCCGACCTTACGGTAACCATCAACGGCAGCAACGACGGTGTCACCCTGTCCGGCTTGGGCGAAAGCTGCGTGACCGTGCCCGAAAGCGCCCTGGCGGACGGCAGCCACCCCGATTCGGCTGCGCTGGTCCAGACCGGCGCCTTCACGGTCACCGCCGCCGACGGGCTGGACACCATCAGCGTGGCAAACGTCACCGTCATCTCCGGCGGCGTGCTGGTGACCAACGAGGCCGACCGCACCATCACCACCGACACCGGCACGCTGGTCATCACCGGGTACGACGCCGCCACCGGCACCGTCAGCTATACCTTCACCCTGACCGACAACCTGACCGTGACCGGGGATTCGGCGGACATCTCCTACACCGTCACGGCCACCGACAGGGACGGAAGCACGGATACCGCATCGCTGACGGTCACCGTGCTGGACGACGCGCCCACGGCATTCCACGACACCGCCAGCGTCACCGAAGACACCTCCACCACCGCCACCGGCCATCTGCTGGACAACGACACCCAGGGCGCCGACGGGGCCACGGTGACCACCGCGTCTTCGGACTACGACACCGACGGCGCGTCCATCGCCCAGGACGGCACCATCACCGTGCAGGGCCAGTACGGCACCCTGATCATCGCCGCAGACGGCACCTACACCTACACCCTGAACAACAACGCCGCAGAGGTGCAGGCCCTGAACGCGGGCCAGAGCGTGGCCGACGTGTTCAGCTACACCCTTACGGACGCCGACGGCGACGCGTCCGCCGCCACACTCACCGTCACGGTGCACGGCACCAATGAAAACACGCCGCCCGTGGCCCTGTGCGACACGGCCACCATTCATGAAAGCGACGTGAACCCGACCACCGGGGCGGTGACGGTAAGCATCGGCAGCAGCGTGCTGGGCAACGACAGCGACGCGGAAACCCCCGACACCCTGTCGGTGGCCAACGCGGGCACCTACGACCTCGACTACGGCACCCTGGTCATCCACGCCGACGGCACCTACACCTATACCGTGGACATGACCGACCCGGCGGTGCAGGCCCTGTTCGCCAGCACCTCCACCAGTGCGGAATCGCTGTCCGACACCTTCACCTACACCGTCTCCGACGGCCATGGCGGCACCACGTCGTCCACGCTTACCCTGTCGCTGGTGCCGGACAAACTGGCCACCGGCACATCCGGTGACGACACGGTGACCATGGGCGGCGCGGGCAACGACGTTCTGGTGGGCGACCCCGGCGGAGTTACCGAAACCACGGTGTACGCCACCTACAACGTTGCCATCATTCTCGATTCGTCAGGCAGCATGTCCGAATCGCAACTGGAAAAGGCCATCGAGGCGCTGACCAACCTCATCCAGCAGCTGGAGGACTACGAAGGCACGGTGAACCTGAAGGTCATCGACTTCGATACCGGCATCAGCAACACCTGGAGCGGCGTGCTGACCGAAAGCACCATAACCGAGGTGCTGGCGGTGCTCGACAAGGTATCCAGCGGCGGCGGCACCAACTACGAAGCCGCGTTCAACGAGGCCGCCGGGTGGTTCGCTTCCTCCGGCATCTCGGACAACGGCGGCGAGAACGTGGTGTACTTCGTCACCGACGGGGAACCGACGTACTACTACAAGGACTCGGTCTCCTACACCTACACCACGGGTGGGCCGGGCCAGGGCGGCGGGCCGGGTGGTCACGGCCAGGGTCAGGGCCAGGGCCAGGGGGGCGGCCAGTCCACCACCTACGCCGTGGACGTGCCCGACGACTACGTGCTGGGCACGGTGGTGTACAACAGCGCGGGCACGGCGCGCATCAACGCCGAGGGGTACCTGGAATACTCCACCAACAACGGGACAACCTGGACCACCACCAACGTTTCCGTGCTTGGCGGCTCCGGCGGTTCCACCAGCGACACCGAGACGGATCAGTCGGAAGCGGCGTTCGCCCACCTGCTGGCCCAACTGGACAACGACGTGGCGGTGAACGCCATAGGCATCGGCAGCAGCTTCATGGGTGGCCCCGGCGGCGGCAGTACGACCACCTCGCTGCTTGACGCGTACGACAATACCGGCGGCGCGCAGATCATCACCGACGCCTCGCAACTGGCCGCCGCCCTGGATGCAGGCACCACCGACCTCAACCCCGAGGCCACTGGCTCGGATACCCTCAGCGGCGGTGCGGGCGACGACATACTGTTCGGCGATGCCCTGAACACCGACTACCTGCTGACCCAGACCGACTGGGACCACGGCTCGCTGACGTCGGGTGACTCGCTGGCCATTCTCAAGGCCTATCTGGCCGCCACCCTGGGGCACGAGGCCAGCAACGACGAGTTGCGCGCCTACATCACCGAGCATCAGGACGCACTGTCCGGCGGGGCCAGTGAATCACGCGGGGCAGCCGACGTGCTGCACGGCGGTGACGGCAACGATACCCTCTACGGGCAGGGCGGCGACGACACCCTGTATGGCGACGCGGGCGACGACCACCTGTATGGCCAGGGAGGCAACGACCACCTGTATGGAGGGGACGGCAACGACCATTTGTATGGGGGCGACGGCAACGACTACCTGGACGGCGGCATGGGCGTGGACACCCTGCACGGCGGGGCAGGCAACGATACCCTGGTTGTGCACGACACCAACGCGGACCTCACCATCAACGGCTCGGACTTCGCCGGGCTGCACGGCGGCGAGGGCTACGACACCCTGGTGATCGACGATGCCGGGGTGACCCTGGACTTCACCAGCATCGACAGTTCCACCGTCACCGGCATAGAGGCCATCGACCTCACCGCGTCCGGCGCGCAGACGGTCACCCTGTCGGCAGCGGACCTGCTGGATCTTTCCGCCACCATGGATGCGGGCAACTCGCTGACCATCAGCGGAACCTCGGACGACCACGTGAACCTTTCCGGTTCGGGCTGGACCAATACCCATACCAGCCAGACGGTGAACGGAGTAACCTACGACGTGTACACCGGCGCCTCGGGTTCGGAAGCCCACACCCTGCTGGTGCAACACGAGATCATCGTGAACACCACGGGGTAA